A region of the Halosolutus amylolyticus genome:
CGACGGGTGGCGATCGATAGTTCTGCCAGGTCCCGTTCTGTCCCGTCCTACTCCCGGCGCTCTCGATGGCGGTCTTTCGCCCGCTGGTAGGCCTCGTCCTCGCGAACGCGCTTCCAGTATTCCTCGAAGATGAGTGCCGCCGCCCGTTTGTCCTCGTCGGCCCACTGATGCGGTTCGCGCTCGGTTCCGTCCTCGTCGTACTTGCGACCACCCGGGTACTTCGCGTACCGCATCGCTCTGGTGTACCCCATCTGGAGGTATTTGCGGGCCATGTCCATCCCCGGGAACTCGCCGTCCTCGCGGTAGCCCTCGTAGCGATCGTAGATCGCTTCGGCCGACTCCTGGGCCGCCTCCTCGTCCGTGTACGACCACAGCGGCAGCAACTCGCTCTTGTACGGTTCGACCTTGAAGACGTCTTCTTCGCCGCGGCCGATCTCGTACGCGTCGGGGTTTTCGCGGAAGTCGACGTCGTATTCCGGATCTTCAGTCACGTCGACCACCGTTCGTCGCCGCGACCGAACGAAGCGAGGACGCAGTCTTTTTTGGTCCAGA
Encoded here:
- a CDS encoding DUF4385 family protein, which gives rise to MTEDPEYDVDFRENPDAYEIGRGEEDVFKVEPYKSELLPLWSYTDEEAAQESAEAIYDRYEGYREDGEFPGMDMARKYLQMGYTRAMRYAKYPGGRKYDEDGTEREPHQWADEDKRAAALIFEEYWKRVREDEAYQRAKDRHRERRE